The following proteins are co-located in the Fusobacteria bacterium ZRK30 genome:
- the galU gene encoding UTP--glucose-1-phosphate uridylyltransferase GalU yields MRKITKAVIPAAGLGTRVLPATKAQPKEMLTIVDRPSLQYIVEELVESGITDIVIVTGRHKNSIEDHFDYSYEVETTLEKKGKLELLNKIKDISDMANIFYVRQNHPLGLGHAILKAKPFIGDEPFVIALGDDIMYNEEKPVTKQLIENYEKHGNSVIGVQEVADEDVSKYGIVKPIKNLDEDTVLMEDFIEKPNLEDAPSKMACLGRYLLTSDIFKHLEKQGAGVGGEIQLTDSILAMIKDGNDIGAYRFKGKRYDIGSKLGLLKANIEFGLRNEETKDGLKEYLETIKL; encoded by the coding sequence ATGAGAAAAATTACAAAAGCAGTTATACCAGCAGCAGGATTAGGGACTAGAGTATTGCCAGCAACAAAGGCTCAGCCTAAAGAGATGCTGACTATCGTAGATAGACCGTCATTACAATACATAGTGGAAGAATTAGTAGAATCTGGAATAACAGATATCGTTATAGTAACAGGAAGACATAAAAATTCAATAGAGGATCACTTTGATTATTCATATGAAGTGGAAACTACTCTTGAGAAAAAAGGAAAATTAGAATTATTGAACAAGATAAAGGACATATCTGATATGGCCAATATATTCTACGTAAGACAAAACCATCCTCTAGGATTAGGGCATGCAATTTTGAAAGCTAAACCATTTATAGGAGATGAGCCATTTGTTATCGCTCTAGGCGATGATATTATGTATAATGAGGAAAAACCTGTAACTAAGCAGCTTATTGAAAACTATGAAAAGCACGGTAATAGTGTTATAGGAGTTCAAGAGGTAGCAGATGAAGATGTATCTAAATACGGGATTGTAAAGCCAATTAAAAATTTGGATGAAGATACTGTCTTAATGGAAGACTTTATAGAAAAACCAAACTTAGAGGATGCACCCTCTAAGATGGCTTGTTTAGGAAGATATCTTTTGACCAGCGATATATTTAAACATTTAGAAAAGCAGGGGGCAGGTGTAGGTGGTGAGATTCAGCTTACTGACTCAATCTTAGCTATGATAAAAGATGGAAACGATATAGGAGCATATAGATTTAAAGGTAAAAGATATGATATCGGGAGTAAACTTGGGTTACTTAAAGCTAATATAGAGTTTGGTCTGCGTAACGAAGAGACGAAAGACGGACTGAAGGAATATTTAGAAACGATAAAGTTATAA
- the ileS gene encoding isoleucine--tRNA ligase codes for MSEEKKDYGKTLNLPKTNFQMRANLANKEPQMLNVWRKQNIYEKSLKEGARQFILHDGPPYANGDIHIGHALNKILKDIILKYKRLQGFDAPYVPGWDTHGLPIEFKVAEELGDKIKDMHPLKVREKCTKYAKKWVEKQKEGFKRLGILAEWDKPYLTLNPEYEAEQLEVFKELYENGYIFKGLKPIHWSPVSKTALAEAEIEYHNHKSPTMFLKMEANPDALEVMGVDEASFVIWTTTPWTIPANMAICLNEEFDYGIYKTSKGNLVLAEGLAEKALADMGIEGAELIQKFKGGELEKLTYKHPFLDRTGLIILGDHVTLEAGTGCVHTAPGHGQDDYVVATRYGIEVICPVDQDGHLTDEAGERFSGMYYQKANKAILAYMEETGHLLHTEVIEHSYPHDWRSKTPVIFRATEQWFVKIEGSDIREKALKALEDVEFLPAWGRNRLTTMMENRPDWCISRQRTWGVHIPIFYNNKTGEEIFNTEIADKVIALVKKEGSAAWVKYSAEELIGEELLEKYNLKDIELRKETNIMDVWFDSGVSHRSVLNTRDYLRRPADLYLEGSDQHRGWFQTSLLTSIGSTGDAPYKAILTHGFVNDKDGKKMSKSVGNTVDPMDIINTYGADILRLWCASVDYSDDVRISDNAIKQISESYRRVRNTARYILGNINDFDPATDRVAYEELTEIDKWALHRLETLKTNVTANYDKYEFYNLFNDVHYFAGIEMSAFYLDIIKDRLYVEKTDSVARRSAQTVMYEVLVAMTKMISPVLSFTAEEIWGKLPEAAKDTDSVLLTSWYEANPEWINEELGTKWDEISKLRKEVNKVLERARQGEDKIIGNALDAKLELHIADEKLKAFVESNKDLLETVFLVSQFDIVSEAAAEFTVAEEVEGLSLRVSHAAGEKCERCWKYSENLGTDSEYADICPRCTDVMTK; via the coding sequence ATGTCTGAAGAGAAAAAAGATTATGGGAAAACCCTAAATCTCCCAAAAACAAATTTTCAAATGAGGGCTAATTTAGCTAATAAGGAACCTCAAATGTTAAATGTTTGGAGAAAACAAAATATATATGAGAAGAGTTTAAAAGAAGGTGCTAGACAATTTATATTGCATGACGGACCTCCGTATGCCAATGGAGATATCCATATTGGACATGCGTTAAATAAGATATTAAAAGATATTATATTAAAATATAAAAGGTTACAAGGTTTTGATGCGCCTTACGTTCCAGGTTGGGATACACATGGATTACCAATTGAATTTAAGGTTGCAGAGGAATTAGGAGATAAGATAAAGGATATGCATCCTTTAAAAGTTAGAGAAAAATGTACTAAATATGCTAAAAAATGGGTTGAAAAACAAAAAGAGGGATTCAAAAGACTTGGAATATTAGCTGAATGGGATAAACCTTATTTAACTTTAAATCCTGAGTATGAAGCAGAGCAATTAGAAGTATTCAAAGAGTTATATGAAAATGGATATATCTTTAAAGGGTTAAAGCCAATACATTGGTCACCTGTAAGTAAAACAGCTCTTGCAGAAGCAGAGATAGAGTACCATAACCATAAATCTCCTACAATGTTTCTTAAGATGGAAGCTAATCCTGATGCACTTGAAGTAATGGGTGTAGATGAAGCTTCATTTGTAATCTGGACGACAACTCCTTGGACAATTCCTGCTAATATGGCTATTTGTCTAAATGAAGAATTTGACTATGGTATCTATAAGACATCTAAAGGGAACTTAGTATTAGCTGAGGGCCTTGCAGAAAAAGCATTAGCTGATATGGGAATAGAAGGTGCCGAATTAATTCAGAAATTTAAAGGTGGAGAATTAGAAAAATTAACATATAAGCATCCATTCTTAGATAGAACTGGATTAATTATTTTAGGCGATCACGTAACTTTAGAAGCTGGTACTGGATGTGTACATACAGCTCCTGGACATGGTCAAGATGACTATGTAGTAGCTACGAGATATGGTATTGAAGTAATCTGTCCGGTAGACCAAGATGGTCACTTAACAGATGAAGCCGGGGAAAGATTCTCTGGAATGTACTATCAAAAAGCAAATAAAGCTATCTTAGCATATATGGAAGAAACAGGTCATCTATTACATACAGAAGTAATAGAACATTCTTATCCACATGACTGGAGAAGTAAGACACCTGTAATCTTTAGAGCGACTGAACAATGGTTCGTAAAGATAGAGGGATCAGACATTAGAGAAAAAGCATTAAAAGCTTTGGAAGATGTGGAATTTTTACCTGCATGGGGAAGAAACAGATTAACTACTATGATGGAAAACAGACCTGACTGGTGTATCTCTAGACAAAGAACTTGGGGAGTACATATCCCTATTTTCTATAATAACAAGACTGGAGAGGAGATCTTCAACACTGAAATAGCTGATAAAGTTATTGCGTTAGTTAAAAAAGAAGGATCGGCAGCATGGGTTAAATATTCAGCTGAAGAGTTAATTGGAGAAGAGTTATTAGAAAAGTACAACTTAAAAGATATAGAGTTAAGAAAAGAAACAAATATCATGGATGTATGGTTTGATTCAGGAGTATCTCATAGAAGTGTATTAAATACCAGAGATTACTTAAGAAGACCTGCGGACTTATATTTAGAAGGATCAGATCAGCATAGAGGTTGGTTCCAAACTTCATTATTAACTTCTATTGGTTCTACTGGAGATGCACCTTATAAAGCTATCTTAACTCATGGATTTGTAAATGATAAAGATGGTAAAAAGATGTCTAAATCAGTAGGAAATACAGTGGATCCTATGGATATAATAAATACATATGGAGCAGATATCTTAAGATTATGGTGTGCATCTGTAGACTATAGTGATGATGTAAGAATATCTGATAATGCAATTAAGCAAATTTCTGAATCTTACAGAAGAGTTAGAAATACAGCTAGATATATCTTAGGAAACATCAATGATTTCGATCCTGCAACAGACAGAGTAGCCTATGAAGAATTAACAGAGATAGATAAGTGGGCATTACATAGATTAGAGACATTAAAAACTAATGTAACAGCTAACTATGATAAGTATGAGTTCTATAATTTATTCAACGATGTTCATTATTTTGCAGGAATTGAGATGTCAGCGTTCTACCTTGATATAATCAAAGATAGATTATATGTAGAAAAAACTGATTCAGTTGCTAGAAGATCAGCTCAGACTGTTATGTATGAAGTATTAGTGGCTATGACTAAGATGATCTCACCTGTATTATCATTTACAGCAGAAGAAATTTGGGGTAAATTACCAGAAGCAGCTAAAGATACAGATTCAGTATTATTGACTTCTTGGTATGAGGCTAACCCTGAATGGATCAATGAGGAATTAGGAACTAAGTGGGATGAGATTTCAAAACTTAGAAAAGAAGTAAATAAAGTCTTAGAAAGAGCCAGACAAGGTGAAGATAAGATAATTGGTAATGCACTAGATGCAAAATTAGAGTTACATATAGCTGATGAAAAATTAAAAGCTTTTGTTGAATCTAATAAAGATCTTTTAGAAACAGTGTTCTTAGTATCTCAATTTGATATTGTAAGTGAAGCAGCAGCAGAATTTACAGTAGCAGAAGAAGTAGAAGGATTAAGTTTAAGAGTAAGCCATGCAGCTGGAGAAAAATGTGAAAGATGCTGGAAATATTCTGAAAACTTAGGAACAGATTCAGAATATGCTGATATTTGTCCTAGATGTACAGATGTAATGACAAAATAA
- a CDS encoding RNA-binding transcriptional accessory protein: MNINQIVAEELKIKVEQVENTIKLLDEGATVPFISRYRKEITENLDEVVIREILEKITYLRNLGKRKEEVIKLINDQGKLTEKLKKAILGAKKLQKVEDLYLPYKKKKKTKADTAIENGLEPLAMYTRKLGITLSDIEGEAKKYINENILEIKDAIEGAKLILAQNISEKAKYRENIRERMLKFGEVNTTLVKKNKELDEKKTYEDYYEHVENVSRMPSHRILAVNRGEKEKIISVSIKLNDKTREMVEFHLLSEFINRDLKGFYLDVVKDALSRLILPSVEREVRNIMTEKGELDAIKIFKENLKNLLLQPPLHEKNILGLDPAYRTGCKTVVINSDGFYQMDDVLYLVKGMHNPGKLQEAKKKILGYIQKYKIDIIAIGNGTASRETEAFVAELLKEVKEDVKYLIVNEAGASVYSASKIAAEEFPDFDVTVRGAISIARRIQDPLAELVKIDPKSIGVGMYQHDVNQKKLEGSLGDVIEGVVNSVGINVNTASWALLAYISGVKKNVAKNIEEYRKVNGKFTTRKELLKVKGLGAKAYEQMAGFLIVPESKNPLDNTIIHPESYKIAEKMLKNNKTSLVEYKDDLEGVRSNLKTMDLEEFITKEEVGKETAKDIYEALIRDRRDPRDDIPKPLLKSDVLKISDLKEGMELEGTVRNVVNFGAFIDIGLKNDALLHISKFNKRVVDMTSELAVGEIIKVKVDSIDHNRNRVALTKKGL, translated from the coding sequence TTGAATATTAACCAAATAGTAGCTGAAGAGCTAAAAATTAAAGTGGAACAGGTAGAAAATACGATTAAATTATTGGATGAGGGAGCTACCGTTCCTTTTATTTCAAGATATAGAAAGGAAATAACAGAAAATTTAGATGAAGTAGTAATAAGGGAGATCTTAGAAAAAATTACTTATTTGAGAAATCTGGGGAAGAGAAAAGAAGAGGTTATAAAGTTAATAAACGACCAGGGTAAATTAACAGAGAAACTAAAAAAAGCTATCTTAGGAGCTAAAAAATTACAGAAAGTGGAAGATCTATATCTGCCATATAAAAAGAAAAAGAAAACTAAGGCTGATACAGCTATAGAAAATGGTTTAGAACCTTTAGCTATGTATACAAGGAAATTAGGGATTACATTGAGCGACATAGAGGGAGAAGCAAAAAAATATATCAATGAAAATATATTAGAAATAAAGGATGCCATAGAAGGAGCTAAATTGATTTTGGCTCAGAATATAAGTGAAAAAGCTAAATACAGAGAAAACATAAGGGAAAGAATGTTAAAATTTGGTGAAGTTAATACAACTTTAGTCAAAAAAAATAAAGAGTTAGATGAGAAAAAAACATATGAAGATTACTATGAACATGTAGAAAATGTATCGAGAATGCCATCTCATAGGATATTAGCTGTAAATCGTGGAGAGAAAGAAAAGATTATCTCAGTTTCTATAAAATTAAATGATAAAACTAGAGAGATGGTAGAATTCCATCTGTTGAGTGAATTCATAAATAGAGACCTAAAAGGATTTTATTTAGATGTAGTAAAAGATGCTCTAAGCAGACTTATTTTACCCTCTGTAGAGAGAGAAGTTAGAAATATCATGACTGAAAAAGGTGAATTAGATGCCATTAAGATATTCAAAGAAAATCTAAAGAATCTACTGTTACAACCGCCTCTGCATGAAAAAAATATCTTAGGTTTGGATCCGGCTTACAGAACAGGATGTAAAACTGTAGTTATAAATTCAGATGGATTTTATCAAATGGATGATGTGTTATACCTGGTAAAGGGAATGCATAATCCAGGGAAATTACAGGAAGCTAAGAAAAAAATATTGGGATATATACAAAAATATAAGATAGATATTATAGCCATTGGTAATGGAACGGCATCCAGGGAAACGGAGGCCTTTGTAGCAGAACTGTTAAAAGAGGTTAAAGAAGATGTGAAATATCTTATTGTAAATGAAGCAGGAGCTTCGGTATATTCTGCCTCAAAAATTGCAGCTGAGGAATTTCCTGATTTTGACGTAACAGTAAGAGGAGCTATATCCATAGCTAGAAGAATCCAGGATCCCCTAGCAGAATTAGTGAAGATAGATCCAAAATCTATTGGTGTTGGGATGTACCAGCATGATGTAAATCAAAAGAAATTAGAAGGTTCTTTGGGAGATGTTATAGAAGGAGTAGTAAACTCAGTCGGGATAAACGTAAACACAGCATCTTGGGCATTATTAGCTTATATATCAGGTGTAAAGAAGAATGTAGCGAAAAATATAGAGGAATATAGAAAGGTAAATGGCAAATTTACCACTAGAAAAGAATTACTAAAAGTTAAGGGGTTAGGAGCAAAAGCCTACGAACAGATGGCAGGGTTCCTGATAGTACCGGAAAGTAAAAACCCATTAGATAATACTATTATTCATCCGGAATCTTACAAGATAGCTGAAAAGATGTTGAAGAATAATAAGACCAGTTTAGTTGAATATAAGGATGATTTAGAAGGTGTGAGATCTAACTTAAAAACTATGGATTTAGAGGAGTTTATAACCAAGGAAGAGGTAGGAAAGGAAACTGCCAAAGATATCTATGAAGCATTGATTAGGGATAGAAGAGACCCTAGAGATGATATACCAAAACCACTCCTAAAATCTGATGTATTGAAGATATCTGATCTTAAAGAGGGAATGGAATTAGAAGGAACTGTAAGAAATGTAGTTAACTTTGGAGCTTTTATCGATATCGGGTTAAAAAATGATGCACTTTTACATATATCTAAATTCAATAAAAGAGTAGTAGATATGACCAGTGAACTGGCAGTAGGAGAGATAATAAAGGTAAAAGTAGACAGCATAGACCATAATAGGAACAGGGTAGCACTAACTAAGAAAGGACTATAA
- the lspA gene encoding signal peptidase II, with protein MRLIILIVALLGIDQWTKELVASSMSEGDTIGILNDFFHITYVKNHGVAFGMFQGEIKTISIVAIIAILGIIYFMIKQLKPHEVISKYAYAFILAGAIGNMIDRIYRGFVVDFADFRGIWKFVFNVADVWINIGVFLLIIEVIILERKKKQLKKKN; from the coding sequence ATGAGGTTAATTATTTTAATTGTAGCCCTTTTAGGAATAGATCAATGGACTAAGGAATTAGTAGCAAGCTCTATGTCTGAAGGAGATACTATAGGTATCTTAAATGATTTTTTTCATATAACTTATGTAAAAAACCATGGTGTGGCCTTTGGAATGTTCCAAGGGGAGATAAAAACTATTAGTATAGTAGCTATAATAGCTATATTAGGAATAATATATTTTATGATAAAGCAACTGAAGCCTCATGAAGTTATCTCAAAATATGCATATGCTTTTATATTGGCAGGTGCTATTGGGAATATGATAGATAGAATATATAGAGGGTTTGTAGTTGATTTTGCAGATTTTCGAGGTATTTGGAAGTTTGTATTTAACGTGGCAGATGTTTGGATCAATATAGGAGTATTTTTACTAATAATAGAAGTAATTATATTAGAAAGAAAGAAAAAGCAACTAAAAAAGAAAAACTAA
- a CDS encoding ATP-binding protein, which yields MKLKRDSLLFKTILYNDLSMLLTGLTIIGLVVIFVFKELEKNFSIKAVEKFQVIEDMLDIRNTEFINELIKFTNSEGFVEKDLFITSIRTPEENKEIHENMKKELISKNFSLYHESRLTVIGKDGSILDENGIHSEINNEFIKNLRIVRNKLSITIDSVMYDELEKKFYYEIVVPIEENKEIYAVLVEIPLEKNYFRGNKYLMVADHDDVEDIGLYQTRAPLSLTAIELNRLKKEKAKLIKLNEKGYSVKSLTIQGIDYNIVSRPVLNSFGKEVGYLVLSLSEPALTKFKTGTMSLIILATIILILLNSFIINGTFKQLLMPLEELSLAVDDIASGNLDRDVRLNGTSEIKLLSLATKKMVEKLKNNNFILEDQNEKLKAYIHRVEGVEKLLLGVRKEPSDSGIIDLILKGFTSGVGLNYDRAIFFEYSNEQGCLVGKKIRKNRNIIKEDKLSSFDLRYETMKEIVPLIKIKNDDNLFHKAISEKRIIFENRRGYKIYLGSELLMGFGLSNFMILPIFNGDKNVGCILVDNYISGRRIEIEDVELFNVILLNVGIHYENQQIELEKITNERDIAIGRMFKKIIYRRNKVIEKYTLMMMKLYNNDQINGGAFKEFRDEICNINREDSILFDYSDKKEYNFEKLKINKFLTEVVESYVRCNPNRDISLFLGEEATFLGDSIELTKAFREIINNALNAITGVTNGRINIISKINDENIKIKILDNGSGISAKALGENLFEPFASGNEESSGLGLAIANKIISSHRGIIKIKSKLGEGAEIKIILNRYKEDMNV from the coding sequence ATGAAATTAAAAAGAGATTCATTACTTTTTAAAACAATATTATATAACGACTTGTCTATGTTACTCACAGGACTTACAATAATAGGATTAGTTGTTATTTTTGTATTCAAAGAATTGGAAAAAAACTTTTCTATTAAAGCGGTAGAAAAATTTCAAGTGATAGAGGATATGCTGGATATAAGAAATACAGAATTTATAAATGAACTTATAAAATTTACTAACTCTGAAGGATTTGTAGAAAAAGATCTTTTTATAACTTCGATCCGTACACCGGAAGAAAATAAAGAGATCCATGAAAATATGAAAAAAGAGTTGATCTCTAAAAATTTCAGCCTCTACCACGAATCGAGATTGACTGTCATAGGAAAAGATGGGTCAATATTGGATGAAAACGGGATACATTCTGAAATAAACAATGAGTTTATTAAAAATCTGAGAATTGTTAGAAATAAATTGTCTATAACTATAGATTCTGTTATGTATGATGAACTAGAGAAAAAATTTTATTATGAAATTGTAGTTCCCATAGAAGAAAATAAAGAGATATACGCTGTTTTGGTAGAGATACCTTTAGAAAAAAATTATTTTAGAGGAAATAAATATCTCATGGTAGCAGACCACGATGATGTAGAAGATATAGGGTTATATCAGACAAGGGCACCATTATCTTTAACTGCAATAGAATTAAACAGGTTAAAAAAGGAAAAAGCTAAACTGATAAAATTAAATGAAAAAGGGTATAGTGTTAAAAGTTTAACTATTCAAGGGATAGACTATAATATTGTTTCCAGACCGGTACTTAATTCTTTTGGTAAGGAAGTCGGGTATCTAGTACTCAGTTTATCAGAACCGGCATTGACTAAGTTTAAAACAGGAACTATGTCTTTAATAATATTAGCTACAATAATCTTGATATTACTCAATTCATTTATAATAAATGGAACATTTAAGCAGCTTTTAATGCCATTAGAAGAGCTATCTTTAGCTGTAGATGACATAGCATCGGGAAATTTAGATAGAGATGTAAGGTTGAATGGGACAAGTGAGATTAAACTACTGAGTCTTGCTACAAAAAAAATGGTAGAAAAATTAAAAAATAACAATTTTATATTAGAGGATCAAAATGAAAAATTAAAGGCTTATATTCATAGGGTAGAGGGAGTAGAAAAACTCCTACTAGGTGTAAGAAAAGAACCAAGTGACAGCGGGATCATAGACCTGATATTAAAAGGATTTACTTCTGGAGTAGGTTTGAATTACGACAGAGCGATATTTTTTGAATATAGTAATGAACAAGGATGTCTGGTAGGTAAGAAAATCAGAAAGAATAGAAATATAATAAAGGAAGATAAACTCTCTAGTTTTGATCTAAGATATGAAACTATGAAAGAAATAGTTCCATTGATCAAGATAAAAAATGATGATAACTTATTTCATAAGGCTATATCGGAAAAGAGGATTATCTTTGAAAATAGAAGAGGATATAAGATCTACCTGGGAAGTGAACTTCTTATGGGGTTTGGTCTGAGTAACTTTATGATATTGCCGATCTTTAATGGGGATAAAAATGTTGGATGTATCTTAGTGGATAATTACATCTCTGGTAGAAGGATAGAGATTGAAGATGTTGAACTATTCAATGTAATCCTATTAAATGTTGGAATTCACTATGAAAACCAGCAGATTGAATTGGAAAAAATAACCAATGAAAGAGATATAGCCATAGGACGTATGTTTAAAAAGATTATCTACAGAAGAAATAAAGTAATTGAAAAATACACCCTTATGATGATGAAACTCTATAATAATGATCAAATAAATGGTGGTGCTTTTAAAGAATTTAGAGATGAGATATGTAATATCAATAGGGAAGACTCGATATTATTTGATTATTCCGATAAAAAGGAGTATAATTTTGAGAAATTAAAAATCAATAAATTCTTAACTGAGGTAGTAGAAAGTTATGTTAGATGTAATCCAAATAGAGATATTTCTCTATTTTTAGGTGAAGAGGCCACTTTCTTAGGAGATTCTATAGAACTTACAAAAGCATTTCGTGAGATTATAAATAATGCACTGAATGCTATAACTGGGGTCACAAATGGTAGAATTAATATAATATCTAAGATAAATGATGAAAATATAAAAATAAAAATTCTTGATAACGGATCAGGGATATCTGCAAAGGCTTTAGGGGAAAACTTATTTGAACCATTTGCCAGTGGAAATGAGGAATCATCAGGGCTGGGCCTTGCTATAGCCAATAAGATAATCAGTAGCCATAGAGGGATTATTAAAATAAAATCAAAACTCGGTGAAGGAGCAGAGATAAAAATAATTTTAAATAGATATAAGGAGGATATGAATGTCTGA
- the glyQ gene encoding glycine--tRNA ligase subunit alpha: protein MNFQDMIMALQQFWGSKGCVIGNPYDIETGAGTFNPNTTLMALGPEPWSTAYVEPSRRPKDGRYGENPNRVYQHHQFQVIMKPSPLNIQELYLESLKMLGIDPLKHDIRFVEDDWESPTLGAWGLGWEVWLDGMEITQFTYFQQVGGIELDVTPVEITYGLERIALYIQEKESVYDLEWAPGIKYGDMRLQYEYEQSKYSFEIADLDMHFRWFDECEAEAQKILDEGLVFPAYDFVLKGSHIFNVLDARGAISVTERQSYILRVRNMSKRCAEVFLQARKDLGYPLLKK from the coding sequence ATGAATTTTCAAGATATGATAATGGCGTTACAGCAATTTTGGGGGTCAAAGGGATGTGTAATAGGAAATCCATATGATATAGAAACAGGTGCAGGAACATTTAACCCTAATACTACACTTATGGCATTAGGACCTGAACCATGGAGTACAGCCTATGTAGAACCATCAAGAAGACCAAAAGATGGGAGATACGGTGAAAATCCAAATAGAGTATATCAACATCATCAATTTCAAGTGATAATGAAACCATCACCACTTAATATCCAAGAACTTTACTTAGAAAGTTTAAAGATGTTAGGAATAGATCCATTAAAGCATGATATTAGATTTGTAGAAGATGACTGGGAATCTCCAACTTTAGGTGCATGGGGATTAGGATGGGAAGTATGGTTAGACGGTATGGAGATCACTCAATTCACTTATTTCCAACAAGTGGGAGGAATTGAGTTAGATGTTACTCCAGTTGAAATTACCTATGGTTTAGAAAGAATAGCTCTATATATTCAAGAGAAAGAGAGTGTATATGATCTAGAATGGGCACCTGGAATTAAATATGGTGATATGAGATTACAATATGAATATGAACAATCAAAATATTCATTTGAAATAGCTGACTTAGATATGCATTTTAGATGGTTTGATGAGTGTGAAGCTGAAGCTCAGAAGATATTAGATGAAGGGTTAGTATTCCCAGCTTACGATTTTGTATTAAAAGGATCTCATATCTTTAATGTATTAGATGCTAGAGGAGCTATCTCTGTAACTGAGAGACAATCTTATATATTGAGAGTTAGAAATATGTCTAAAAGATGTGCTGAAGTATTCTTACAGGCAAGAAAAGACTTAGGATACCCACTTTTGAAGAAGTAA